The following proteins come from a genomic window of Planktothrix serta PCC 8927:
- the nifD gene encoding nitrogenase molybdenum-iron protein alpha chain gives MTPIDSTTLDSQELVVDKKELIKEAIELYPDKAKKKREKHLNVFEEGKSDCGVKSNIKSVPGSMTTRGCAYAGSKGVVWGPIKDMIHISHGPVGCGYYSWSGRRNYYIGTTGIDTFGTMQFTSDFQERDIVFGGDKKLAKLITELDELFPLNRGVSIQSECPIGLIGDDIEAVARKASKEIGKTVVPVRCEGFRGVSQSLGHHIANDTVRDWVFPQADKKKKELGIEGTPYDVAIIGDYNIGGDAWSSRILLEEMGLRVVAQWSGDGTLHEMMMSPTVKMNLVHCYRSMNYITRHMEEAYGIPWLEYNFFGPTQIAASLREIASKFDEKIQENAEKVIAKYEPQTKAVLDKFSPRLKDKTVALMVGGLRPRHVVPAFHDLGMRLIGTGYEFGHNDDYKRTTHYIEDGTLIYDDVSAYEFEHFVKELKPDLIASGIKEKYVFQKMALPFRQMHSWDYSGPYHGYDGFAIFARDMDLALNSPTWGLIGAPWKK, from the coding sequence ATGACTCCTATCGATTCTACTACTCTTGACTCTCAAGAATTAGTTGTTGACAAAAAAGAACTGATTAAAGAAGCCATAGAACTTTATCCCGATAAAGCCAAGAAAAAACGGGAAAAACATCTTAACGTTTTTGAAGAAGGAAAATCCGATTGTGGCGTTAAGTCGAATATTAAATCCGTCCCGGGTTCTATGACCACTCGCGGTTGCGCTTATGCGGGTTCTAAAGGGGTGGTTTGGGGGCCGATTAAAGACATGATTCATATTAGTCATGGCCCCGTCGGTTGCGGTTATTATTCTTGGTCAGGTCGGCGGAATTACTACATTGGGACTACGGGCATTGATACCTTTGGGACAATGCAATTTACCTCGGATTTCCAAGAACGAGATATCGTGTTTGGTGGCGATAAAAAACTCGCTAAACTGATTACGGAACTGGATGAATTATTCCCTTTAAATAGAGGAGTTTCAATTCAGTCTGAATGTCCGATTGGTTTAATTGGAGATGACATCGAAGCTGTTGCTAGAAAAGCTAGTAAAGAAATTGGTAAAACTGTTGTTCCTGTCCGTTGTGAAGGCTTCCGAGGTGTGTCTCAATCTTTAGGACACCACATTGCTAATGACACGGTACGGGATTGGGTATTCCCTCAAGCTGACAAGAAAAAGAAAGAATTAGGCATTGAAGGTACCCCCTACGATGTTGCTATTATCGGAGACTACAATATCGGTGGAGATGCTTGGTCAAGCCGGATTCTTTTAGAAGAAATGGGTTTACGAGTGGTGGCGCAGTGGTCGGGAGATGGCACCCTCCACGAAATGATGATGAGTCCTACGGTGAAAATGAATTTAGTTCACTGCTATCGCTCAATGAACTATATTACCCGTCACATGGAAGAAGCTTATGGAATTCCTTGGTTAGAATATAACTTCTTTGGCCCAACTCAAATTGCGGCATCTCTACGGGAAATTGCCAGTAAATTTGACGAAAAAATTCAAGAGAATGCCGAAAAAGTTATTGCTAAATACGAACCCCAAACCAAAGCGGTACTAGATAAATTCTCTCCCCGGTTAAAAGATAAAACTGTGGCGTTAATGGTAGGAGGTTTACGTCCGCGCCACGTTGTTCCTGCTTTCCATGATTTGGGAATGAGATTGATTGGGACGGGTTATGAATTTGGTCACAATGATGACTACAAACGCACAACTCATTATATCGAAGACGGTACGTTAATTTATGATGACGTTTCTGCTTATGAGTTTGAACATTTTGTTAAAGAATTGAAACCGGATTTAATTGCTTCTGGAATTAAAGAGAAGTATGTTTTCCAAAAAATGGCTCTTCCTTTCCGTCAGATGCACTCTTGGGATTATTCTGGCCCCTATCATGGTTATGACGGTTTTGCTATCTTCGCGCGCGATATGGATTTAGCCCTGAATAGTCCGACTTGGGGATTAATTGGCGCTCCTTGGAAAAAGTAA
- the nifK gene encoding nitrogenase molybdenum-iron protein subunit beta has protein sequence MPQDNIDQIQDHVTLFHQEEYQQLFAGKKEFEGGHSPEEVARIAEWTKTWEYREQNFSREALTVNPAKACQPLGAILAAVGFEGTLPFVHGSQGCVAYFRSHFTRHFKEPFSAVSSSMTEDAAVFGGQNNMIEGLATSYNLYKPKMIAVCTTCMAEVIGDDLQAFINNSKAANSVPQDYPVPYAHTPSFVGSHITGYDNMMKGILSNLTEGKKAETTNGKINFIPGFETYIGNLREVKRIAELMGINYTLLADNSEYLDSPNTGEYKMYPGGTPLTEAADSINAEATIALQSYSTTKTRDYINSEWKQPTYVNRPIGIRGTDEFLMKLSALTGKPIPAELEDERGRAVDALTDSQSWLHGKRVAMYGDPDLVIGLTQFLLEIGAEPVHILVSNSNNAFEAELQAILDASPFGKGATIWGGKDLWHLRSLLFTEPVDLLIGNSYGKYLWRDTKTPLVRIGYPIFDRHHLHRYSTYGYQGAINLLNWIVNTLLDELDRNTIIPSKTDISYDLIR, from the coding sequence ATGCCACAGGACAATATAGACCAAATTCAAGACCACGTTACTTTATTCCACCAGGAAGAATATCAACAGTTATTTGCCGGGAAAAAAGAATTTGAAGGCGGACATAGCCCAGAAGAAGTCGCCCGGATTGCGGAATGGACAAAAACCTGGGAATATCGGGAACAAAACTTTTCACGGGAAGCCTTAACCGTCAACCCCGCCAAAGCTTGTCAACCGTTAGGGGCAATTTTAGCCGCCGTTGGCTTTGAAGGCACTCTCCCCTTTGTCCACGGTTCTCAAGGCTGTGTGGCTTACTTCCGCTCTCACTTTACTCGCCACTTTAAAGAACCCTTTTCGGCAGTATCATCTTCTATGACTGAGGATGCGGCGGTATTTGGCGGACAAAATAATATGATTGAAGGGTTAGCAACCTCCTACAATCTCTACAAACCCAAAATGATTGCGGTGTGTACGACTTGTATGGCAGAAGTCATTGGAGATGACTTGCAAGCCTTTATTAATAATTCCAAAGCGGCTAATTCTGTTCCTCAAGACTATCCCGTTCCCTACGCCCATACCCCTAGTTTTGTCGGTTCCCATATCACGGGTTACGACAACATGATGAAAGGAATTTTATCTAATCTAACGGAGGGTAAAAAAGCCGAAACCACCAACGGCAAAATTAACTTTATTCCCGGTTTTGAAACCTATATTGGCAACCTGCGGGAAGTCAAACGAATTGCCGAATTAATGGGAATTAACTATACCCTATTAGCAGATAATTCCGAGTATTTAGATTCCCCCAATACCGGCGAATACAAAATGTATCCCGGTGGCACTCCCTTAACAGAAGCAGCCGATTCTATTAATGCCGAAGCTACTATTGCTTTACAATCCTATTCCACCACTAAAACCCGTGATTATATCAATAGTGAATGGAAGCAACCTACCTATGTCAATCGTCCGATTGGAATTCGGGGAACTGATGAATTCTTGATGAAATTATCGGCTTTAACGGGTAAACCCATTCCGGCTGAATTAGAAGATGAACGGGGACGGGCAGTAGACGCACTGACGGATTCTCAATCCTGGTTACATGGCAAACGAGTCGCCATGTATGGAGACCCGGATTTAGTAATTGGTTTAACTCAATTCCTATTAGAAATTGGGGCGGAACCGGTGCATATTTTAGTGAGCAATAGCAATAATGCTTTTGAAGCTGAATTGCAAGCTATTCTCGATGCTAGTCCCTTTGGAAAAGGCGCGACAATCTGGGGTGGAAAAGATTTATGGCATCTGCGTTCGCTGTTATTTACTGAACCCGTAGATTTATTAATTGGTAATTCCTACGGCAAGTATTTATGGCGGGATACCAAAACACCTTTAGTGCGAATTGGCTATCCGATTTTTGATCGTCACCACCTGCACCGTTATTCTACTTACGGTTATCAAGGGGCAATTAATTTACTAAATTGGATTGTGAATACCCTGCTTGATGAACTAGATCGCAATACCATTATTCCCTCCAAAACCGATATTTCTTACGACTTAATTCGGTAA
- a CDS encoding Mo-dependent nitrogenase C-terminal domain-containing protein — protein MATLLHTHDIHSHNHQFVPQKNRGIDLLFPLRRWVDGLAVNNRQIAHWICQVIPCCCPFERDINLFGNTYHIPPLCKLNPLYNELVGLRFRALSYLADVCLEDITPYIC, from the coding sequence ATGGCTACTCTGCTTCATACACACGATATCCATAGTCATAACCATCAGTTTGTACCCCAAAAAAATCGGGGAATTGACCTTTTATTTCCCCTGCGGCGTTGGGTGGATGGATTAGCTGTAAACAACCGCCAAATTGCCCATTGGATTTGCCAAGTTATTCCCTGTTGCTGTCCGTTTGAACGGGATATTAATCTTTTTGGAAATACCTATCATATTCCGCCCCTGTGCAAGTTGAATCCTTTGTATAACGAGTTAGTGGGGTTACGGTTTCGCGCCCTGAGTTATCTAGCAGATGTTTGTTTAGAAGATATTACCCCCTACATTTGCTAA
- the nifE gene encoding nitrogenase iron-molybdenum cofactor biosynthesis protein NifE, translating to MKITPGKINELLSEPGCEHNHKPGEKKKKACQQQAEPGAAQGGCAFDGAMITLVPITDVAHLVHGPIACAGNSWGSRGSLSSGSHIYKMGFTTDLSENDVIFGGEKKLYTAILDVQQRYQPAAVFVYSTCVTALIGDDLDAVCAAAAKKLGTPVIPINSPGFIGSKNLGNRVGGESLLEYVIGTAEPEFTTPFDINLIGEYNIAGELWEVLPLFEKLGIRVLSKMSGDARYHEICYAHRAKLNVTICSKALINIARKMEERYGIPYIEESFYGVEDINRCLRNIAQKLGDLSLQTKVEQLIAEETEKLNTELAYYRERLKGKRVVLYTGGVKSWSIISAAKDLGMEVVATSTKKSTEEDKAKIRTLLGAEGILMEKGNAAELIKVIAQTKADMLIAGGRNQYTALKAKIPFLDINQERHHSYAGYTGMVAMARELEEALYSPIWSQVRQPAPWDLEEVL from the coding sequence ATGAAGATTACTCCAGGTAAAATTAACGAACTTCTCAGTGAACCCGGTTGTGAACATAATCACAAACCGGGGGAGAAAAAAAAGAAAGCCTGCCAACAACAAGCCGAACCGGGTGCAGCCCAAGGCGGATGTGCCTTTGATGGCGCCATGATTACCTTAGTCCCAATTACCGACGTCGCCCATCTCGTCCACGGCCCCATTGCCTGTGCCGGAAATTCCTGGGGAAGTCGGGGCAGTCTTTCCTCTGGTTCCCACATTTATAAAATGGGATTTACCACAGATTTAAGTGAGAATGATGTGATTTTTGGAGGAGAGAAAAAACTCTACACTGCCATTTTAGACGTTCAACAACGCTACCAACCCGCCGCCGTTTTTGTCTATTCCACCTGCGTCACCGCCTTAATTGGAGATGACTTAGATGCGGTTTGTGCCGCGGCGGCTAAAAAGCTGGGAACTCCAGTAATTCCGATTAATTCCCCCGGTTTTATTGGCAGTAAAAACTTAGGAAATCGCGTCGGTGGCGAATCTTTATTAGAATATGTGATTGGTACCGCCGAACCGGAATTTACCACCCCCTTTGATATCAATTTAATCGGGGAATATAATATCGCTGGAGAACTTTGGGAGGTTCTACCTTTATTTGAAAAATTGGGCATTCGTGTCCTCTCTAAAATGAGCGGAGATGCTCGTTATCATGAAATTTGTTATGCCCATCGGGCTAAATTAAACGTTACAATTTGCTCCAAAGCTTTAATTAATATTGCTAGAAAAATGGAGGAACGCTATGGAATTCCCTATATTGAAGAATCATTCTATGGCGTAGAAGATATCAATCGCTGCTTACGCAATATCGCCCAAAAATTAGGAGATTTATCCTTACAAACTAAAGTCGAACAACTAATAGCAGAAGAAACGGAAAAATTAAACACCGAATTAGCTTATTATCGAGAACGACTTAAAGGCAAACGAGTTGTGCTTTACACCGGAGGCGTGAAAAGTTGGTCAATTATTTCCGCGGCTAAAGACCTAGGGATGGAAGTTGTCGCCACCAGTACCAAAAAAAGTACCGAGGAAGATAAAGCTAAAATTCGTACCTTATTAGGGGCAGAAGGCATCCTCATGGAAAAAGGCAATGCCGCAGAATTAATTAAAGTTATTGCCCAAACTAAAGCCGATATGTTAATCGCCGGCGGTCGAAATCAATATACGGCTTTAAAAGCTAAAATTCCGTTTTTAGATATTAACCAAGAACGCCACCATTCCTATGCCGGATATACGGGGATGGTGGCTATGGCTAGAGAATTAGAAGAAGCCCTCTATAGCCCGATTTGGTCACAGGTTCGCCAACCCGCTCCTTGGGATTTAGAGGAGGTACTTTAA